In Eremothecium gossypii ATCC 10895 chromosome V, complete sequence, the genomic stretch ATCTGCTTGCTGAAATCAGGGAGTGGCACGAAGCACAGGCCCAAGCCAACAAAAATCATCTCCATGGCGCAAAGCCAAATAGCAGGCCACCCCCAAGCTCCATTAACGAATTAACAATGTTGATTTCTGAATATTCAGCCATCTTCCAGCATTGGTCCATGTACTGCAGGTTTTTCGCTCTGAAGTGGGATGAGTTTTCGCAGAACACGGCCACAGAGTTAGAGCTACCGAGCCTTATTTCGGAAGGAAAGTTCAGCGCAAAGGTGACTGACTCTATGTCTGGGTTTGAACAACTGGTGCGCCACCAACTCTATAGGTCATTCGCAAATGCTGTCGACCTAGAAGAACTACCATCTTTGAACGACTATTTAGGGCCGACCCCATACGACCACGAAGATTTATCGAGCTATCCTATAAGCTCTATCCTGGAAGACCTAGTTCTGCTCATTCGAGTCAATCTAATTGCAACTGTGAACACTGGTCAGAAGGCACTGCTCTATAAGTTCTCTGAAGCTTTAATGAGGTTTATCCAGACCGAATTCCTGATTAAAGTGCTACAATCAAGATTTAAGAATATTCAACCTCGTCTTAACCCTTCCCTTGTGTTGAAAAAATACCTGCCGTCTTCAGATCCTACATCAGTCGGTATGAGGTCTCTCTCGCCAAAGCCTGTAACACAGGATACTGGTAAATTGTCACAGTTCGGCTTCAATTTTAAGAGCGCTGCGACAAGCACGTTAACAAACCTGCAGTCTAATATACAATCTGTCTACACCGACGAGGAAAGCGTGTTGAAGCTTCACCATTTCCTGATCTGTGTCAACACTTTATCCATAGGTGAGGTATTTTTCAAACGTCTTCTAATCACTGAGATTTTAGAAGACCAGCCACAGCTGTTGCACAGCAATTTCCCCTTTGGTCGCGACGCAACGGATGTGGAATCGGTATTGCGTACTTTATTCGGCAATATTCAGACTCAGGGCGGCAAACTGTTGAAATGGTCCCTACTACAACTATTCGAGAATATGCTCAAGGGGAAGCTTAAAAGGCTGGTTGCACCTATGTTCGTAAGTGGAACAGACCAGGAATACATATGCACGGCACATGATTTTGAAAACCTTTCCACTCTGAATCTCTTTCTGACACAGTGGAAAGAACTGATACTTCCCTTTTCGAACGTTCTCTACAAAACGGCATACATCGAGTTAATTTCTCAGATGATAGACTACCTCTGCGAAGCCTTGGAAGAGAAGATATGGGGCATTCAGTGTAACGAACTCGGAGGGTTGAAGCTGGATCGCGAACTAAGCCTTATGATCACATCCCTCTGCGGCCAGCACTACTTTCTCCGTGAGAAGTTCACGAGACTATCCCAATTAGTCCTCGTCCTGGGCCTAGATGACGATGACTTTGACCCAGCCACCGGAGATATAAAGGAAGAAACCCTATCTTCTATTAACTGGATTCTCAGTGCACCTGAGAGAGTGAGGGCTCGCAATATGCGCGTAGATAAGAGGAGCTGAGTGTTCTCTCGCCCTCTCTCTCTCTCTgccccccccccccccccctGCCACAGGATCTCAGCGCCAATACTAGTGAGATCCCGCCAGATACTCCAGCACTTAAGAATTCTGAAATTCTGCATTGTAGCAGAATATGTGGGGAAGAGGTACCAATCAGCTTATTCCATATTCCATGCATCGCCTTCTTGCAGAGAACCTTCCCCACATTTTAAGTatatatcacgtgattcACTATCTCCCAGAAGTACTGAATTATCATAGTTAACGAAGGACGTATACTATGCTTTGAATTTTTTGCTTCATTTCTTTTTTCTTGTGCAGCAGCGTAAACAAAATATTGTATCACCAACTCATCAGGTGCGAGGTGAATAAGGAACCTCGGTTCAGCTTTGTCCCATTTATTTGTCCCTTCAAGAACAGCAGCTATCATAGGAACGTTTTTGTTCTGTTCTTTCGTCCTTGTGGATTGGATT encodes the following:
- the COG4 gene encoding Golgi transport complex subunit COG4 (Syntenic homolog of Saccharomyces cerevisiae YPR105C (COG4)), yielding MAADGDPIALHTISDDVLAAKLARYKKLMNNFATLSQATKLEKVINRDHRETEQELQEIIEESQTRDNQEIRKLELRRTNLTSSLGKFHATLEQLSGSSESARQISARIRMIERERTLVHKTLQFIEQCRQLKYSISVVSSALEKNDHRLAANTIEKIRTLPPEVVESEFANRVVPCSEIPEQPAQLLKDWTSRLSEVFTEQFQHAAKAQDVEQLTSYFELFPKIGYAELGLEVYSKYVCDIIAGQSRKIMTGSTERRHMFYSKALLHLFKTVSTIINSHSQVISGCYGAKYMVHIMDKVQKEADLQAGIIWDTFMDVRRIEYLLAEIREWHEAQAQANKNHLHGAKPNSRPPPSSINELTMLISEYSAIFQHWSMYCRFFALKWDEFSQNTATELELPSLISEGKFSAKVTDSMSGFEQLVRHQLYRSFANAVDLEELPSLNDYLGPTPYDHEDLSSYPISSILEDLVLLIRVNLIATVNTGQKALLYKFSEALMRFIQTEFLIKVLQSRFKNIQPRLNPSLVLKKYLPSSDPTSVGMRSLSPKPVTQDTGKLSQFGFNFKSAATSTLTNLQSNIQSVYTDEESVLKLHHFLICVNTLSIGEVFFKRLLITEILEDQPQLLHSNFPFGRDATDVESVLRTLFGNIQTQGGKLLKWSLLQLFENMLKGKLKRLVAPMFVSGTDQEYICTAHDFENLSTLNLFLTQWKELILPFSNVLYKTAYIELISQMIDYLCEALEEKIWGIQCNELGGLKLDRELSLMITSLCGQHYFLREKFTRLSQLVLVLGLDDDDFDPATGDIKEETLSSINWILSAPERVRARNMRVDKRS